The Dreissena polymorpha isolate Duluth1 chromosome 2, UMN_Dpol_1.0, whole genome shotgun sequence nucleotide sequence GAAATCTCTGGATTTCTGATGGCAATCACCGGATTCCAATTCATTGTTGTACTTGTGATTGTGACTCGGTGTCTGAGTTACATCAAGAACCTAACAGTTCTTCTCCAAGGCCGGTCTGTGGACGTAGTGAAGGCCATGTTAGAGGTCAGTGTTGTGCAGGATGCCATCCAAGATATCCGCACAAACATTGACACCTACCACGAGCTGTGGTTCAAGGAAACAACAACTATTGCTGCAAAACTTGATGTTCAACCATCAAAGCCAAGAACCTGTGGTCGACAGACGAAACGGGACAACATAGAGGCAGGAACACCAGAGGATTACTACAAACGGAACATGACTATTCCATTTGTAGATTCATTCCTCAGTGAGATGAGCACAAGATTCAGCGAACTCCATTCAAAAGCTGCAATGGGTTTAAAAGTGATTCCAGACAATCTGTGCAACAGTCAAACAACCATCACAGCTAGTGACTTTGACTGGTTTGAAGAGGACCTGCCCTCCCCTCAAAGTCTACCGTCGGAGTTGCACCTGTGGAAGGCAAAGTGGAGAGGTATTAGTGACCGCCCAACTACTCTGCAAGACTCCCTAAAACACTGTGATGTAAAGCTATATCCAAATGTAAGAACTGTGATGGAAATATCATGTGTTTTCCCTGTCACATCGTGTGAATGCGAGAGGAGCATTAGTGCTTTAGGCTTAGTAAAATCGAAGTTGAGATCAAGCATGGGCCAAGATAGACTTTCTTCATTGTGCCTACTGTCCATTCACCGAGAAATGGACATCGACATAAAGCAGGTTGTAAGAGAATTTGCGAGGAACAATCCTAGGAAAATGGCACTTCCTGACCTGATGTCAGAGTTATAGACGATTATGGTGGTTTTTATGGTGAAAACTGTtttgtattttctctttgaattcaaacctcctctagagtcatactttatgatataTTTATGTGAAAACTATGTTGTCgataataaacattttatcatgaatttactttgaaacactaTAGATTTGTTagtgactgacatataaccattatagtaTTTTCAAACCACTTCtagagtcatactttatgatacatttctgtaaaaactgtgttgtagataataaacattttattatgaaattaCTTTGAAACTTCAGAGGAGGTTAccgtttgatttcaaagagaaaattcTATATGGTTATATGTTAGTTACTGACATGTAacaataatagtgttttctctttgaattccaacctcctctagagtcatacttATGATACATTTATGTGAAACTGTATTGTAGatgaaaaacattttatcatgaatttactttgaaactttagaggaggtttgatttcaaatggaaaaaatactagtaggttatatgtcagttactgacatatgtcctactagtattttctctttgaaa carries:
- the LOC127866839 gene encoding 52 kDa repressor of the inhibitor of the protein kinase-like produces the protein MMGTVDRIAVFFNYSPKRQTCLEECRSALEDTEDKRQKVKALCRTRWVERHDALDIFIDFLPAMVDAMSELMEAETRSTTSAEISGFLMAITGFQFIVVLVIVTRCLSYIKNLTVLLQGRSVDVVKAMLEVSVVQDAIQDIRTNIDTYHELWFKETTTIAAKLDVQPSKPRTCGRQTKRDNIEAGTPEDYYKRNMTIPFVDSFLSEMSTRFSELHSKAAMGLKVIPDNLCNSQTTITASDFDWFEEDLPSPQSLPSELHLWKAKWRGISDRPTTLQDSLKHCDVKLYPNVRTVMEISCVFPVTSCECERSISALGLVKSKLRSSMGQDRLSSLCLLSIHREMDIDIKQVVREFARNNPRKMALPDLMSEL